Genomic segment of Shewanella sp. OMA3-2:
TAAACGCAAATTGAACGACTTAGTCACACGCAAACTTGTCGACGGTTGGGACGATCCGCGTATGCCAACTATTGCAGGTTTGCGTCGCAGAGGTTATACACCAGGCTCTATTCGTGAGTTTTGTCAGCGTATCGGCGTGACTAAACAAGATAACTTAATTGAAGTAGGCATGTTAGACGCCTGTATTCGTGAAGAGTTAAACGAACATGCACCACGTGCCATGGCAGTACTTCGCCCAATTAAAGTGGTTATTGAAAACTATCCACATAGTGAGCCTGAAAGTATTCAAGCTGCTGCGCATCCATCTAATGAAGCGATGGGCACCCGCGAGTTATTTTTTGGGCGTGACTTATTTATTGATGCTGAAGACTTTAAAGAAGAAGCGAATAAGCACTTTAAGCGTTTAGTGTTAGGTAAAGAAGTACGTTTACGCAATGCATATGTGATTAAAGCAGAGCGCTGTGATAAAGACGCTGATGGCAATGTGACAACCGTTTATTGTAGCTTTGATGATCAAACCTTGGGCAAAAACCCAGCTGATGGTCGTAAAGTAAAAGGCGTGATCCATTGGGTTGAAGCCACTTCTGCAAAACCGGCTGAGTTTCGTCTATATGAGCGTTTATTTACTGACGCAAACCCAGCGACATTTGATACAGTGGATGAAGTGATTAATCCTAATTCATTGGTGGTATTAAATGGATTGGTCGAGCCTAGTTTGGTGAGTGCACCAGCTGAAAAAGCATACCAATTTGAGCGCGAAGGTTACTATTGTGCTGACAATAAAGACTCAAGTGCTGATCGTTTAGTATTTAACTTAACAGTACCGTTAAGAGATTCTTTCGCTTAACTCGTATCATGTTATATAAAGGCGCTATATGCGCCTTTTTTATTATTTTTTAACTATGTAGAAATGCTGATGAAAATAATTGCTGATGAGAACATGCCTTTTGTTGAGGCATTATTTGCCGACCTTGGCCAAATAGAGTTCGTCAATGGTCGAACCCTAACGGCTAAACAAGTCAAAGACGCCGATGTATTATTAGTGCGCTCAGTTACTAAAGTTAATCAAGCTTTGTTGCAACATGCCCATAAATTGAAATTTGTCGGCAGTGCCACAATTGGCACTGATCATATTGATATCGAGTATTTGCAACAGCGTGGCATTATGTTCTCAAGCGCCCCTGGCTGTAATGCAACTGCGGTAGGCGAGTTCGTTTTTATTGCACTTTTAGAGTTAGCGAAAAGATTACAAACGTCATTGAAAGGTAAAGTGGTCGGTATTGTAGGGGCTGGAAATACAGGCTCTGCAGCCGCGAAATGCTTTGAAGCATACGGACTACAAGTTTTGCTATGTGATCCAATTAAGCAAGCTGAAGGCGATAGTCGTCAATTTACTTCGCTTGATGAATTGCTTGAACGTGCAGATATTGTGTCTTTACATGTGCCTATAACCAAAATGGGTCCACATAAAACCTGGTATTTATTCGATGAGAAAAGGCTAAAGTCATTAAAAACAAATCTTTGGCTAATCAACTGCTGTCGTGGTGAGGTTATTGATAATCAAGCATTAATAAAAATTAAACAAACGCGAACTGATTTGAAAGTTATTCTGGATGTATGGGAAGGTGAGCCTAACCCAATGGCCGAACTGGTTCCCTTAGTTGAATTTGCGACCCCCCACATTGCTGGATATAGTTTAGAGGGTAAGGCTAGAGGGACTCATATGCTATATCAACAGCTTTGCCAGTACTTAAACATAGCCGCTAATCAATCATTGAATTACTTATTACCAAAATTTGAGTTTAGTCAGTTATTGAATGCCACCGACTTAGATGAAACCAGCTTACTTAAAATGTGCCGTTTAGTATTTGATTTACGTGATGATGATGCGCTATTTCGACAGCACTTTGGCAGCGCCTCTGGGTTTGATTTACTGCGTAAGCAACATACCCACAGACGAGAGTTTAGTGCCTTATCGGTTAAATACCCTGTTAATGATGCAAATAGTGCAAGTACAGATTGCAAAAACACCTTGTCATCATTGGGTTTTTCACAATAAAAGAGCCTCTTTACTAACTATTCTTAACCTGTTTAACCATAAGATTAGCTAGTTGAGAAAAAATCACCTAAGCGTTCGGTTTTTAACTAATCAGGCCTAGCATAAGCGCAGTAAACTAGGTAGATTGTTAGTCAGATTAGGTTGTCAGTTCAATAAGATTATTAGGAGTCGAGCGTTCATATGTCTCAGGAATTTAATGTTGTCGTTTTAGGTGCATCGGGCGCAGTGGGTCAAACAATGATTGAGATCCTTGAAGAGCGAAATTTCCCGGTTGCTAAGTTATTTCCTTTAGCAAGTAGTCGCAGTGCTGGTGAAACCGTGAGTTTTCATGGTAAACAAGTTGAAATTCTTGATGTAGAAAAATTTGACTGGTCTCAAGCTCAAATAGGATTTTTCTCTGCAGGTGGTGATGTCTCTGAAAAGTGGGCGCCAATCGCAGGTGAAGCAGGTTGTGTTGTTATTGATAATACCTCACATTTCAGATATGACATTGATGTGCCATTAGTGATACCTGAAGTGAATCCTGAAGCGATTGCCGATTTTCGTAACCGTAACATTATTGCTAATCCTAACTGTTCAACTATTCAGATGTTGGTTGCATTAAAGCCGATTTATGATGCATTTGGTATAACGCGTATTAACGTGGCTACCTATCAATCGGTTTCTGGCACGGGTAAAAAAGCCATTGATGAGCTAGCGGGTCAATGTACTAAGCTACTGCAAGGTTTACCTTCAGAGCCTAGTGTCTATCCGAAGCAGATAGCATTTAATGTGTTACCACAAATTGATAAATTTATGGAAAATGGTTACACCAAAGAAGAAATGAAAATGGTGTGGGAAACACAGAAAATATTTGGTGATAGCGAAATCGTGGTTAATCCAACCGCAGTTCGGGTGCCCGTATTTTATGGTCATTCAGAAGCCATTCACCTTGAAACCCGCGAACCCGTTGATGCCGAAGCTGTTAAAGCTGTACTTCGTGGCGCACCTGGGGTGGTGGTATTTGAAAGTGATGATGAATACCCAACAGCGGTAACCGACGCGGCGGGTCAAGATCCTGTTTTTGTAGGACGTATCAGAAAAGATATTTCTCATTCTCATGGTATAAATTTATGGGTAACGGCCGATAACATTCGTAAGGGTGCGGCCTTAAACAGTGTTCAAATTGCTGAAATTTTAATTCGGGATTACTACTAAATATCCGATGAGTTAAATTTATCTCAGGTAATTGAGTGATTTAGACTAAAAAGCCCGCATTTTGTGGGCTTTTTTAGTTTTAGGCTTGCCTCTATAGTAGCAGGGCTGACAAACTTAGTTTATAGTCGTAAAAATGCCAAAATTTCATTAATCATCAATAATGTTTATAACAGTTAACGAAATTTTATAGCAAGTAATTAACGATAGAAATGACCTAAAGCCAATTGTCATCATGACAAATGTTTCGTGCTAAAAGGGAAGGATTGAATGACATCTCGTAATTCATATTGGGTAGGTTTACTTTTATGTGCCACCTCAGCAGTCTCAGGAATTCAACTTTTTGCTTCGGCTCAAGCTGATACGCTTAAAATAACTGGCCCTAATGGCGAGGTTAAGCAAGCAAATAAGCAATATGGCCCCACGACTTCAGCTGATACTTTTTGGAGCATAGCTCAGAAGGTACGTCCTAATGATCAAGTTACTATTTATCAAGTCATGGCTGCATTATTTGATGCCAACCCTCAAGCATTCAGCGGCAATAATTTTAACACCTTAGAAAGAGGCATGATCCTAACGGTGCCTTCGGCGGACGTGATTGCCTCTATTCCAAAGGAACAAGCTAAATTACGTGCAGAGCGTGACGATAGAGCGGTGAAACCTATTGTTAAACAAACGCCACGCCCCGTTGCTACGCCAGTAAAAGTTGAACAAGTATCAACCACAATACCTGAAAAACCATTGCAAATTATTGCTCAACAACCTGCCAAAATGAATGAAGCTGAGCCTATTAATGCAGCTAAAAAGAATGAGCTTATTACGCTAAATACTCAACTCGACAGCGCCAATAATAAAACATTGATGCTGACAGATGAGCTGGCAAGAGCGCAAGACCAGCTGATGGCGACACGCAGTGATAATCAAATTTTAAAGCAAAAGTTAGCCGAATTAACCCAGAGCATTGGCCGCCTAGAAGAAGATTTACAGCTTTCTGGTGAAAAGCAAGCACAGCTAATTGCAGAAAATGAAGCTCTGAGAATTGAGCTTGAAGAGGCTAATAAACCACCTATAGAGCAACCTACTGATTTCTGGCGAAACTTAACCAGTAACACTGGGTTATTAATTGCAGCAGCAAGCTTACCCATTTTATTGATCTTTGGCGTTATTGTTTTAATTATGCGTCGTCGTTCAAGTGCGTCAGTGCCGGCAGAAAACAAATTAACCACTAATACAGAACCAAACGACACAGACAGTGAAAATGATCTGGAAGGTCTGGCTATTCATCTAGATGATAACGATGAAGAGTCCATCGATGATTTATTAGATTTAGACAGTTTAGACATGCAGTCAGAAGCGGATTTAGTGATTGATGATGACAAAGTTGACATGGCATCTGAAATGTTTTTAACCCAATCTGAAGATGAAATTGCTGTTGAGCCTGAGGCCGAAGAGGAAGATGAAGGAACTTCACTTGATGCTTTGTGGGCTGAAGCTATGGATGAGCAAGACTCAGAACTTGAGCCACTTGAAACGGATGAAGATTTAGACAGTTTATTGGCAGGCTTAGACGATGATGAAACTGTAGCTGTAGCGCCAGAAGATGATTTAGACGCATTGCTTGCTAATCTTGACGGCGACGATGAAGCCGATGCACCTGTAGCCGCAGCGCCAGAAGATGATTTAGACGCATTGCTTGCTAATCTTGACGACAAAGCTGATGAAGCCGATGCACCTGTAGCCGCAGCGCCAGAAGATGATTTAGACGCATTGCTTGCTAATCTTGACGGCAAAGCCGATGAAGCTGATGCACCTATAGCTGTAGCGCCAGAAGATGATTTAGATGCACTGCTTGCTAATCTTGATGGTGAAACCGATGAAACCGATGAAGCCGATGCACCTGTAGCCGCAGCGCCAGAAGATGATTTAGACGCACTGCTTGCTAATCTTGACGACGAAGCTGATGAAGAAGGTGAAAGTAGCTCTGTTGCAGATAAGCAAGTTGATCAACAACATAACATTGATGAATTATTAGCTGGCTTTGATTCACCTGATGGAGATATTTCAAGTGAGAGTGCCGCTGAACTTGAACCAAAGGATGAAGCCAACAATGTCGCTGTCGACAAAAGTTTAGCCGACGAAGATGACATCGATTCACTATTAGCAGGTTTTGATCTTATTGATGAAACCGCAGAAACCGAAACAGAAGATTTAGCCGATGCAATTGCCGCGGAACTTGAGTCAGATGATGAAGTTGATGCAAATGAAGTTAATACCGATGATGATATCGATGCACTGCTAGCCAGTTTTGAGGCAGACGATGCCACAACGGAACATGATGAAGAACGTCCTACAAGCACATCAGAAACCGCCACATCAGAAACTGAAGAAACCGAAACAGAAGATTTAGCCGATGCAATTGCCGCTGAACTTGAGTCAGATGATGAAGTTGATGCAAATGAAGTTAATACCGATGATGATATCGATGCACTGCTAGCCAGTTTTGAGGCAGACGATGCCACAACGGAACATGATGAAGAACGTCCTACAAGCACATCAGAAACCGCCACATCAGAAACTGAAGAAACCGAAACAGAAGATTTAGCCGATGCAATTGCCGCCGAACTTGAGTCAGATGATGAAGTTGATGCAAATGAAGTTAATACCGATGATGATATCGATGCACTGCTAGCCAGTTTTGAGGCAGACGATGCCACAACGGAACATGATGAAGAACGTCCTACAAGCACATCAGAAACCGCAGAAAACGAAACAGAAGATTTGGCCGATGCAATTGCCGCGGAACTTGAGTCAGATGATGAAGTTGATGCAAATGAAGTTAATACCGATGATGATATCGATGCACTGCTAGCCAGTTTTGAGGCAGACGATGCCACAACGGAACATGATGAAGAACGTCCTGCAAGCACATCAGAAACCGCCACTGAAGATTTGGCCGATGCAATTGCCGCCGAACTTGAGTCAGATGATGAAGTTGATGCAAATGAAGTTAATACCGATGATGATATCGATGCACTGCTAGCCAGTTTTGAAACTGAAGATGCCACAACGGAAGAAGATGAGTACGTTGCCGACGAGCTTGCAGTAAACACATCTGAAGCTGCATCAGAAGTTGCTGAAACTGAAGATCTGACAGATGCTATTGCCGCGGAACTTGAATCAGCAAGCCTTGAGGATGAAGCAGAAGAAACTTTGTCTCTTGATGAAGATGAGTTCGACGAAGATAATTTATCAAGCTTAATTAATGAACTTGAGCAGGCGAAAGAAACCACAGAGCAGGATGAGTTGAGTTTTGATACATTAGAGTCAGAGCTTAACCAAGCAGCGTCTACAGATGTAAATAGTGACAACAATATCACCGAAAGTGATGATGTTGATGACTCTATTTTATCCGAAGCAGAAAATGAGCTCGATGCACTTTTAGCTGAAATGGGCACTGAAGATGGGACTCTAAGCGACCAGTCCACCAATGACGATCAAGAGTTAGATTTTTATGAATCTGCGTTTGACAATACATCAGCAGAAGTGAATAGCCCAGTAAAACAGGGCCCAGCTAAAGTAGAGAAAGACGCTAACTTTTTTAATGATTTAAAAGCGACTAAAAAAACACCTGTTGATTTATTGGACTGGGAAACTGATTTATTTAATCCTATTGCGAAATCCGCAGCACCAACTGACCCCCTTATTGATAAAAATCCGGATGTGGTAGGTGATGATGTAGATATCGATTTCAGCATTAATGACGACGATGAAGACGACGACTTTATCCTATCAGATGATGGATTAACCGTTGATGAAGCGATAGCCGCACTTGATGCCAAAGAGTCTAAATCGACATCGGCCGGTATTTCTGAGACCGAGCTAAGTAACTTTGAACGCGAGAATGGCTTTATTGATATCAATAAATTGCTCAATGACGCAGATGAAGACGATAGCCTTGGTGGTGATCGATATAAAGAAATTGATGTTGATATGGGCGAGTTTGAGTCACTTATTGGTAATGCTGACATGATCGATGTAGATGACGAAGAAAACTCGGTTAGCGCTAAATTAGACTTAGCGCGTGCTTACATTGAAATTGATGATGAAGATAATGCCAAAGCATTATTAAAAGAAGTTCAAATGAATGGTAATGATCGCCAACAAGCCGAAGCAAGCTCGTTGATGAAAAAGTTATCCTAACTCTAACATCTTGAGTTTACAATCTAGGGTTTAAAATCTAGGTTTAAAATCTAGGTTTAAAAATCTAGAGTGTAAAATCACTATTTAAAACGGCGCCTAGACATGCGCCGTTTTTTTTATGCTAGAATGCGCGCCATTTTGATGTAAAGTGAAAGGTCAAGTTATGCGCATAGCGTTAGGTGTCGAATATGATGGCAGTAATTTTTTTGGTTGGCAGCGACAAGCCGAAGTCGATTCTGTGCAGGAACAACTGGAAACCGCGCTTTCGTATATAGCCAATGCTCCGATTAGATTGCATTGCGCGGGTCGCACTGACTCAGGCGTACATGGCACGGGTCAAGTGGTGCATTTTGATACCGACGTGATACGTCAAATGTCAGCGTGGACATTAGGGGTCAATACTAAACTGCCTAATACTATTGCAGTGCGCTGGGCAAAAGAAGTCGATGACAGCTTTCATGCTCGCTATAGTGCAACAGCTAGACGTTATCGTTACATTATTTATAACCATTCTTTACGCGCCGGAGTGCTGTCTCAAGGTGTTAGCCATTACCGTGGTGAAATTAACGAAACCTTAATGCACCAAGCCGCACAAACATTGCTAGGCGAACATGATTTTACCAGCTTTAGGGCACTGCACTGTCAGTCTAAAACCCCTTATCGCACCGTGCATCATGTCAGCGTGACTCGTCAAGGTATGTATATTCTGGTTGATATTAAAGCTAATGCTTTTTTACATCATATGGTCAGAAATATCGTTGGATCTTTGATTGAAGTGGGCTTAGGTCATCAGCCTATCAATTGGTTAGCGCAGTTATTACTCGAGAAAAATCGAAAACTTGCAGCACCAACAGCCAAACCCAATGGTTTATACCTTGTTGACGTTTCTTACCCTGAGCAATATGATTTGCCTAAGTTGGCTTTAGGGCCATTGTTTATGCTCGACTGATAAGGACAAAGGCTGCTAACCGTGATGCATACAGATACCATTACTGCACCAAATAAGGATGCTAATTTAGCTGAGTGGCTACATTATCTACTCGCGATACATCCGAGCGAAATTGAGATGGGACTCGCCAGAGTATCTATTGTCGCCGAGCGTTTAGGGGTAGTTAATCTACAACCTGCACAGGTAATCACGGTTGCGGGAACTAATGGCAAAGGTACTACCTGCGCCATGTTAGAATCGATATTAATTCAAAGCGGTAAAACCGTTGGTGTATACAGTTCGCCGCATTTACTGCTTTATAATGAGCGGGTTAGAATTAATCAACAAGATTGCAGCGACGATCAATTTATTGCTGCATTTCAAGCCATCGAACACGCTAGAGCCGATATATCGCTGACATTTTTTGAGTATGCGACTTTGGCTGGTTTATATTTATTTAAACACGCTCAGTTAGACGTGATTATTTTAGAGGTTGGCTTAGGTGGCCGCTTAGATGCAACCAATATAATTGACTCTACCGCGACCATAATCACCTCCATTGATTTAGACCATCAAGAATACTTAGGTGATACCCGTGAGCTAGTCGGGCGTGAAAAAGCAGGCGTGTGTCGCAGCGGATGTTTCAGCATCATAGGTGAGCCCAATTTACCGCAGTCGGTAATTGACTATGCACAGCAAATTAACTGCCAGCTTATTAGAGTAGGGCACGAGTTTGATTATCAGCTTAATAATGCTAACTGGACTTTCTCTACTCACATAAAACAATCTCCCGCATTTAAATTACCTAGCTTGCCATTAGCTAATGCGGCATGTGTCGTTGCGCTTATAGATAAGCTTTGGCCTGAAATAGACTATTCAACGATTAATAAAGGCCTTGAGTTAGCTAGTTTACCAGGTCGATTAGAGTGCGTTAATCAAACCCCATTAGTTTTGGTTGATGTGGCACATAATCCACACGCTGCAAAATACCTTGCGACACAATTGCGCAAAAGAGTCACGGTATCAGGTAAGGTTGTCGCTATTTGTGGCATGCTAAAAGATAAAGATATAGCAGGCGTATTAGCCGAACTTGTTGATGTTGTCAGCCATTGGAACATGGTGACTCTGTCCACCGATCGCGGTGCCAGCTCAGCACAATTGATCGCCTTGATGGAACCGATTGCACAAGAACAGCTAAATCATCATACAGCTATTGAATTAAATGCTTTTAATGATATGAATGAGGCTTGGGCAGCGGTAAATGCTACTCTTGAGCCTAATGATGTGGTAATTGTATTTGGCTCTTTTTATACTGTCGCTGCTTTTAAATTGTTAATGTAATACTGGGATAAAATCTTGAAACTTCAATTTCAAAACCGTTTGGTTGGAACTATAGTGCTTGTTGCTCTTGGGGTGATTTTTTTACCCGATCTTTTAGATGGTAAAAAAGCCAAAGTAGTCGAAGAGTTTACTGAAATACCTTTACGCTCAGCGCCTCTGGTTCAGAGTAAGCCGTTAACACCAGATGATTTTGAAGTCCTTGATGTTGCCAGTGTTGATATCGATAACGACGATAATCAATCTCAATTGGATCCTGATATTGTTCCTTTAGGTACTAATGCTGCAAAACCAGTAACAAAAGAGCCTGCGGCTAAAAAAGAGATTGAGTCCGCTAACACTCAACCTAAAACTGTTCCAAGCAAACCTGTAATAAGCCAACCAATTGTTGTGCCTAAGCCAAGTGTTAAAGCCGCTTCAAGCCCGATTAAATCTGGCTACACTTTACAATTGGGCGGGTTTAATAATGCGGCTAATGTTAATGCATTAATCGCTAAACTCAGACTATCAGGTTATACCGCCTATACACTGCCTGCCAAACCGGTAGAAGGCACATTAACTCGAGTATTTGTTGGCCCTGAAGTGTCAAAAGATAAGCTTGAAGCACGCCAAACTGCAATAGCAAAACTGACCGGGTTAACAGGCAGAATTCTTACTTATGATCCAATGGATAAGTAATCTTATTCGAGATACTTACTAAGTCATCATTAATGGTTATTTATTGATTTTATAAGTGTTTTAATTTTAATCAGTAATTTATCTGTTGTAGAAATTGATTGTTCTGATTCATGTATGATTAATTTAGTCG
This window contains:
- the glnS gene encoding glutamine--tRNA ligase; this translates as MSQVDTEVRPSNFIRNIIDEDLKSGKHNQVHTRFPPEPNGFLHIGHAKSICLNFGIAKDYQGQCNLRFDDTNPEKEDINYVKSIQEDVRWLGFNWSGDICYSSNYFDQLHQYAIELITKGLAYVCFLNGEQTREYRGTLKEPGRNSPYRDTSVEDNLALFEKMRLGEYQEGECALRAKIDMASPFMCMRDPVIYRIRFAHHHQTRDKWCIYPMYDFTHCISDALENITHSICTLEFQDNRRLYDWVLDHLNDFQAPNRTRQYEFSRLNLEYTLMSKRKLNDLVTRKLVDGWDDPRMPTIAGLRRRGYTPGSIREFCQRIGVTKQDNLIEVGMLDACIREELNEHAPRAMAVLRPIKVVIENYPHSEPESIQAAAHPSNEAMGTRELFFGRDLFIDAEDFKEEANKHFKRLVLGKEVRLRNAYVIKAERCDKDADGNVTTVYCSFDDQTLGKNPADGRKVKGVIHWVEATSAKPAEFRLYERLFTDANPATFDTVDEVINPNSLVVLNGLVEPSLVSAPAEKAYQFEREGYYCADNKDSSADRLVFNLTVPLRDSFA
- a CDS encoding 4-phosphoerythronate dehydrogenase gives rise to the protein MKIIADENMPFVEALFADLGQIEFVNGRTLTAKQVKDADVLLVRSVTKVNQALLQHAHKLKFVGSATIGTDHIDIEYLQQRGIMFSSAPGCNATAVGEFVFIALLELAKRLQTSLKGKVVGIVGAGNTGSAAAKCFEAYGLQVLLCDPIKQAEGDSRQFTSLDELLERADIVSLHVPITKMGPHKTWYLFDEKRLKSLKTNLWLINCCRGEVIDNQALIKIKQTRTDLKVILDVWEGEPNPMAELVPLVEFATPHIAGYSLEGKARGTHMLYQQLCQYLNIAANQSLNYLLPKFEFSQLLNATDLDETSLLKMCRLVFDLRDDDALFRQHFGSASGFDLLRKQHTHRREFSALSVKYPVNDANSASTDCKNTLSSLGFSQ
- a CDS encoding aspartate-semialdehyde dehydrogenase, with the protein product MSQEFNVVVLGASGAVGQTMIEILEERNFPVAKLFPLASSRSAGETVSFHGKQVEILDVEKFDWSQAQIGFFSAGGDVSEKWAPIAGEAGCVVIDNTSHFRYDIDVPLVIPEVNPEAIADFRNRNIIANPNCSTIQMLVALKPIYDAFGITRINVATYQSVSGTGKKAIDELAGQCTKLLQGLPSEPSVYPKQIAFNVLPQIDKFMENGYTKEEMKMVWETQKIFGDSEIVVNPTAVRVPVFYGHSEAIHLETREPVDAEAVKAVLRGAPGVVVFESDDEYPTAVTDAAGQDPVFVGRIRKDISHSHGINLWVTADNIRKGAALNSVQIAEILIRDYY
- a CDS encoding FimV/HubP family polar landmark protein encodes the protein MTSRNSYWVGLLLCATSAVSGIQLFASAQADTLKITGPNGEVKQANKQYGPTTSADTFWSIAQKVRPNDQVTIYQVMAALFDANPQAFSGNNFNTLERGMILTVPSADVIASIPKEQAKLRAERDDRAVKPIVKQTPRPVATPVKVEQVSTTIPEKPLQIIAQQPAKMNEAEPINAAKKNELITLNTQLDSANNKTLMLTDELARAQDQLMATRSDNQILKQKLAELTQSIGRLEEDLQLSGEKQAQLIAENEALRIELEEANKPPIEQPTDFWRNLTSNTGLLIAAASLPILLIFGVIVLIMRRRSSASVPAENKLTTNTEPNDTDSENDLEGLAIHLDDNDEESIDDLLDLDSLDMQSEADLVIDDDKVDMASEMFLTQSEDEIAVEPEAEEEDEGTSLDALWAEAMDEQDSELEPLETDEDLDSLLAGLDDDETVAVAPEDDLDALLANLDGDDEADAPVAAAPEDDLDALLANLDDKADEADAPVAAAPEDDLDALLANLDGKADEADAPIAVAPEDDLDALLANLDGETDETDEADAPVAAAPEDDLDALLANLDDEADEEGESSSVADKQVDQQHNIDELLAGFDSPDGDISSESAAELEPKDEANNVAVDKSLADEDDIDSLLAGFDLIDETAETETEDLADAIAAELESDDEVDANEVNTDDDIDALLASFEADDATTEHDEERPTSTSETATSETEETETEDLADAIAAELESDDEVDANEVNTDDDIDALLASFEADDATTEHDEERPTSTSETATSETEETETEDLADAIAAELESDDEVDANEVNTDDDIDALLASFEADDATTEHDEERPTSTSETAENETEDLADAIAAELESDDEVDANEVNTDDDIDALLASFEADDATTEHDEERPASTSETATEDLADAIAAELESDDEVDANEVNTDDDIDALLASFETEDATTEEDEYVADELAVNTSEAASEVAETEDLTDAIAAELESASLEDEAEETLSLDEDEFDEDNLSSLINELEQAKETTEQDELSFDTLESELNQAASTDVNSDNNITESDDVDDSILSEAENELDALLAEMGTEDGTLSDQSTNDDQELDFYESAFDNTSAEVNSPVKQGPAKVEKDANFFNDLKATKKTPVDLLDWETDLFNPIAKSAAPTDPLIDKNPDVVGDDVDIDFSINDDDEDDDFILSDDGLTVDEAIAALDAKESKSTSAGISETELSNFERENGFIDINKLLNDADEDDSLGGDRYKEIDVDMGEFESLIGNADMIDVDDEENSVSAKLDLARAYIEIDDEDNAKALLKEVQMNGNDRQQAEASSLMKKLS
- the truA gene encoding tRNA pseudouridine(38-40) synthase TruA, with protein sequence MRIALGVEYDGSNFFGWQRQAEVDSVQEQLETALSYIANAPIRLHCAGRTDSGVHGTGQVVHFDTDVIRQMSAWTLGVNTKLPNTIAVRWAKEVDDSFHARYSATARRYRYIIYNHSLRAGVLSQGVSHYRGEINETLMHQAAQTLLGEHDFTSFRALHCQSKTPYRTVHHVSVTRQGMYILVDIKANAFLHHMVRNIVGSLIEVGLGHQPINWLAQLLLEKNRKLAAPTAKPNGLYLVDVSYPEQYDLPKLALGPLFMLD
- the folC gene encoding bifunctional tetrahydrofolate synthase/dihydrofolate synthase yields the protein MHTDTITAPNKDANLAEWLHYLLAIHPSEIEMGLARVSIVAERLGVVNLQPAQVITVAGTNGKGTTCAMLESILIQSGKTVGVYSSPHLLLYNERVRINQQDCSDDQFIAAFQAIEHARADISLTFFEYATLAGLYLFKHAQLDVIILEVGLGGRLDATNIIDSTATIITSIDLDHQEYLGDTRELVGREKAGVCRSGCFSIIGEPNLPQSVIDYAQQINCQLIRVGHEFDYQLNNANWTFSTHIKQSPAFKLPSLPLANAACVVALIDKLWPEIDYSTINKGLELASLPGRLECVNQTPLVLVDVAHNPHAAKYLATQLRKRVTVSGKVVAICGMLKDKDIAGVLAELVDVVSHWNMVTLSTDRGASSAQLIALMEPIAQEQLNHHTAIELNAFNDMNEAWAAVNATLEPNDVVIVFGSFYTVAAFKLLM
- the dedD gene encoding cell division protein DedD, whose amino-acid sequence is MKLQFQNRLVGTIVLVALGVIFLPDLLDGKKAKVVEEFTEIPLRSAPLVQSKPLTPDDFEVLDVASVDIDNDDNQSQLDPDIVPLGTNAAKPVTKEPAAKKEIESANTQPKTVPSKPVISQPIVVPKPSVKAASSPIKSGYTLQLGGFNNAANVNALIAKLRLSGYTAYTLPAKPVEGTLTRVFVGPEVSKDKLEARQTAIAKLTGLTGRILTYDPMDK